A stretch of Carya illinoinensis cultivar Pawnee chromosome 14, C.illinoinensisPawnee_v1, whole genome shotgun sequence DNA encodes these proteins:
- the LOC122293696 gene encoding uncharacterized protein LOC122293696: MICLSWNCRGLGNPRTIHELLQLAKTKTPHRVFLIETKCSSEKMETIRVKMGFDHCFAVKSVGRSGGLSLLWNSSIKVKVDTYTNWHILVYVKLPNADKSWLLTGFYGHPNTAKRAETWQIPKALKPAPQVLWLCFGDFNEITCLSEKYGAAIRPYKQVRDFRQTLAQCELNDLGFQGDKYTWANNREGSNFTKERLDRVPGNSSWIDNFEDHSVQHLATYSSDHKPLLISLQTQNYRPSKKRIFRYEAKWRTKEGCEAQIKRSWEDI, translated from the coding sequence ATGATTTGCTTAAGTTGGAATtgccgggggcttgggaacccccggacAATTCATGAGCTTCTCCAACTGGCGAAGACTAAGACCCCACACAGGGTTTTTCTTATAGAAACCAAGTGCTCTAGTGAAAAGATGGAAACAATCAGAGTTAAAATGGGTTTTGATCACTGTTTTGCTGTAAAGAGTGTTGGAAGAAGTGGTGGTTTAAGCCTCTTGTGGAATTCAAGTATAAAGGTGAAGGTGGATACCTATACCAACTGGCACATTTTAGTTTATGTAAAACTGCCAAATGCTGATAAGTCATGGCTTCTAACGGGTTTCTATGGCCACCCTAATACAGCTAAGAGAGCTGAAACTTGGCAAATTCCTAAAGCATTAAAACCAGCACCTCAAGTCCTGTGGTTGTgctttggtgattttaatgaaataacttGCTTAAGTGAAAAATATGGGGCAGCTATAAGACCATATAAGCAAGTTAGGGATTTCAGACAAACTCTAGCACAATGTGAGCTAAATGACTTAGGTTTTCAGGGGGATAAGTATACATGGGCTAATAATAGAGAGGGGAGTAATTTCACCAAGGAGAGACTTGATAGAGTACCTGGGAACTCCTCCTGGATTGACAATTTCGAGGACCACTCAGTGCAGCACCTAGCTACTTACTCATCAGACCACAAGCCTCTATTGATATCCTTGCAAACACAAAATTACAGGCCaagtaaaaaaagaattttcagATATGAAGCTAAATGGAGAACAAAGGAAGGATGTGAAGCACAAATCAAAAGATCCTGGGAGGATATCTAA